One window of the Salminus brasiliensis chromosome 1, fSalBra1.hap2, whole genome shotgun sequence genome contains the following:
- the LOC140571658 gene encoding uncharacterized protein C3orf85-like produces the protein MMHIVFLLALLGGVFTAPFVNEEQAKRFIRPKRQAGYWDPNHSQNMWGYTIQEQVNEYWTALRTDAQYYMDMGNLMFDRSVADENNRMYMEMLRNARAHLDAQTGGHQ, from the exons ATGATGCACATCGTGTTTCTGCTGGCCCTCCTGGGAG GGGTGTTCACAGCTCCGTTTGTGAATGAAGAGCAGGCCAAGAGGTTCATTCGTCCGAAGAGGCAAGCTGGCTACTGGGACCCCAACCACTCTCAGAACATGTGGGGCTACACCATACAGGAGCAG GTTAATGAATACTGGACTGCTCTGAGAACGGATGCTCAGTATTATATGGATATGGGCAACCTGATGTTTGACCGCTCTGTGGCTGA TGAGAACAACCGGATGTACATGGAGATGCTGAGGAATGCCAGAGCGCACCTTGATGCTCAGACGGGCGGACACCAATAG
- the LOC140537723 gene encoding LOW QUALITY PROTEIN: uncharacterized protein (The sequence of the model RefSeq protein was modified relative to this genomic sequence to represent the inferred CDS: deleted 1 base in 1 codon) → MSPQGERQESEVKEDQPTSPADLLADRKTWARRKVSTHLCSECGKSFTHKSSLQRHQLTHTGERPYNCSRCGRSFTDKRSLQRHQHIHSGERLYQCSDCEKSFTHEGNYRMHQRVHTGEKPYYCSLCGKSFAQVSHLKTHRRTHTGEKPYVCSECGKSFTRKNSLQLHRSLHTGERPYYCSQCGKSFSQLGHLQHHLHLHTGDKPYICSQCGNTFTCKHSLQLHQRIHTGEKPYTCSQCGKSFTQQGHLQYHQRVHTGEKPFDCSHCGKGFARKSGLQKHQRIHTGEKPYCCSQCGRSFTQKQSLHQHQRVHTGEKPHDCSECGKSFTRRSSLLRHQNVHTGQMAHPCSECGKSFSRKNNLQRHQRIHTGERSFNLWECGKSFTHKHSLQRHQYLHSGEKPYICTECGKSFTQQVHLQHHLYFHTGEKPYICSECGKGFTYKHSFQEHQVTHTGEKPYHCSDCGKSFGVQSSLRIHQRIHSGEKPNCCSLCGRSFTHLKSFRQHQVVHTGEKPFQCSDCEKSFACKSYLVQHQRVHTGEKPFQCSDCEKSFARKSYLVQHQRVHTGEKPFQCSDCEKSFACKSYLVQHQRVHTGEKPFQCSDCEKSFARKSYLVQHQRVHTGEKPFQCSDCEKSFTRKSYLVQHQRVHTGEKPFQCSDCEKSFTRKSYLAQHQRVHTGEKPFQCSDCEKSFTRKSYLVQHQRVHTGEKPFQCSDCEKSFAHKSYLVQHQRVHTGEKPFQCSDCEKSFARKSYLAQHQRVHTGEKPYDCSHCGKGFTYKNSFQTHQHIHTGVKPLHCSQCGKSFADRSSFKSHQRIHMVVKPYYCSECDRFFSQVSSFRTHQRVHTGARPFHCSHCGKTFTQLDHLCQHQHLHTGHKPYFCTQCGKRFTYKNSFQQHQLIHTRENLTEILLKRL, encoded by the exons ATGTCACCGCAAGGAGAACGTCAGGAATCTGAAGTCAAGGAAGATCAGCCAACATCTCCTGCTGATCTTCTCGCCGACCGAAAGACATGGGCTAGGAGAAAAGTCTCCACTCACCTCTGCTCAGAATGTGGGAAGAGCTTCACCCATAAAAGTAGTCTCCAGAGACACCAGCTCACTCACACAGGAGAGAGGCCGTATAACTGCTCACGGTGTGGGAGGAGCTTCACTGATAAGAGAAGTCTCCAAAGACATCAGCACATTCACTCGGGAGAGAGACTGTAtcagtgctcagactgtgagaagagtttcacCCATGAAGGTAACTACAGAATGCACCAGCGTGTTCACACCGGGGAGAAGCCGTATTACTGCTCGCTGTGTGGCAAAAGCTTTGCCCAGGTGAGCCACCTCAAAACACACCGGCGCACTCACACAGGCGAGAAGCCGTACGTCTGCTCGGAGTGTGGGAAGAGCTTCACTCGTAAGAACAGTCTGCAGCTGCACCGAAGCCTTCACACCGGAGAGAGGCCGTATTACTGCTCCCAGTGTGGGAAGAGCTTTAGTCAGCTGGGTCATCTCCAGCACCACCTGCACCTCCATACTGGAGACAAGCCGTACATCTGCTCCCAGTGTGGGAACACCTTCACTTGTAAGCACAGTCTCCAGCTTCACCAACGCATTCACACTGGCGAGAAGCCCTACACCTGCTCCCAGTGTGGGAAGAGCTTCACCCAACAGGGCCACCTCCAGTACCACCAGCGCGttcacaccggagagaagccGTTCGACTGCTCGCACTGTGGGAAGGGGTTCGCTCGCAAGAGTGGTCTCCAGAAACACCAGCGGATTCACACGGGGGAGAAACCGTATTGCTGCTCGCAGTGTGGAAGGAGTTTTACCCAAAAGCAGAGCCTCCATCAGCACCAGCGTGTCCACACTGGGGAGAAGCCACAtgactgctcagagtgtgggaagagcttCACCCGGAGGAGTAGCCTCCTGAGGCACCAGAACGTTCACACTGGACAGA TGGCTCATCCCtgttcagagtgtgggaagagcttCTCTCGGAAGAACAATCTCCAGCGACACcaacgcattcacactggagagaggtCGTTTAACTTATGGGAA TGTGGAAAGAGCTTCACTCATAAACACAGTCTCCAAAGACACCAGTACCTTCACTCTGGAGAGAAGCCTTACATCTGcacagagtgtgggaagagcttCACTCAACAGGTTCATCTCCAGCACCACCTGTActttcacacaggagagaagccatacATCtgttcagagtgtgggaagggTTTTACCTATAAGCACAGCTTCCAAGAACATCAGGTCAcccacactggagagaagccgtatcactgctcggactgtgggaagagcttcGGTGTCCAAAGTTCTCTGAGGATACACCAGAGGATTCACTCAGGAGAGAAGCCGAATTGCTGCTCACTGTGCGGCCGGAGCTTTACTCATTTGAAGAGTTTTCGGCAGCACCAGGTcgttcacactggagagaagccgttccagtgctcagactgtgagaagagtttcgCTTGTAAAAGCTATCTCGTCCAGCACCAGCgtgttcacactggagagaagccgttccagtgctcagactgtgagaagagtttcgCTCGTAAGAGCTATCTCGTCCAGCACCAGCgtgttcacactggagagaagccgttccagtgctcagactgtgagaagagtttcgCTTGTAAGAGCTATCTCGTCCAGCACCAGCgtgttcacactggagagaagccgTTCCAGTGTTCAGACTGTGAAAAGAGTTTCGCTCGTAAGAGCTATCTTGTCCAGCACCAGCgtgttcacactggagagaagccgttccagtgctcagactgtgagaagagtttcacTCGTAAGAGCTATCTCGTCCAGCACCAGCgtgttcacactggagagaagccgttccagtgctcagactgtgagaagagtttcacTCGTAAGAGCTATCTCGCCCAGCACCAGCgtgttcacactggagagaagccgttccagtgctcagactgtgagaagagtttcacTCGTAAAAGCTATCTCGTCCAGCACCAGCgtgttcacactggagagaagccgttccagtgctcagactgtgagaagagtttcgCTCATAAGAGCTATCTTGTCCAGCACCAGCgtgttcacactggagagaagccgttccagtgctcagactgtgagaagagtttcgCTCGTAAGAGCTATCTCGCCCAGCACCAGCgtgttcacactggagagaagccgTATGACTGCTCACACTGTGGGAAGGGGTTTACCTACAAGAACAGTTTTCAGACGCACCAGCACATTCACACTGGAGTGAAACCACTTCACTGTTCGCAATGTGGGAAGAGTTTCGCTGACCGGAGTTCCTTTAAATCACACCAGCGGATTCACATGGTAGTGAAGCCGTACTACTGCTCAGAGTGCGACAGATTCTTCAGTCAAGTCAGTAGCTTCAGAACACACCAGCGTGTTCACACTGGAGCTAGACCATTTCACTGCTCACACTGTGGGAAGACCTTCACTCAGCTGGATCACCTGTGTCAGCACCAGCACCTTCACACTGGACATAAGCCGTATTTCTGCACTCAGTGTGGAAAGAGATTCACTTATAAGAACAGCTTTCAACAGCATCAGCTCATTCACACAAGGGAGAATCTGACAGAAATACTCCTAAAGAggctttaa